In Danaus plexippus chromosome 28, MEX_DaPlex, whole genome shotgun sequence, a genomic segment contains:
- the LOC116776335 gene encoding cysteine dioxygenase isoform X2, whose translation MYLLSKYCDMEIESANCKHRVSECTDYNQLNIERPLKIVHDIDGLETLVSELHKVFSKNYVNIQEVQKLMSSYKSDPKHWKKYAKFDRFRYTRNLVDAGNGAFNIMILCWGPGHASAIHDHADSHCFMKLLSGSLDEVRYDWPNNVEPEVMKKLKKPTRRCCSESEDSVINKIKNLDITSDCDNCNQKDKSENGKCTDYEEETGYDAQEMEEIGRTRLDIDDVCYINDALGLHRMENPSHVDGAVSLHLYCPPFNSCRVFDSRTGKPTEVKVTFWSMYGKKMKRVIESDPADQE comes from the exons ATGTATCTGTTATCGAAATATTGC gacATGGAAATAGAGAGCGCTAACTGTAAACATCGCGTGTCAGAGTGCACGGACTACAACCAACTAAATATAGAAAGACCTTTGAAAATTGTACA cgATATCGATGGGTTGGAGACTCTTGTGTCTGAACTTCATaaagtattttcaaaaaactaCGTCAATATCCAGGAGGTCCAGAAGTTGATGTCTTCTTACAAGTCAGATCCAAAGCACTGGAAAAAATACGCAAAATTCGATCGCTTCCG ATATACGAGAAATTTGGTTGACGCTGGCAATGGCGCCTTCAATATAATGATTCTGTGCTGGGGTCCAGGTCACGCGTCAGCTATACATGACCACGCTGATTCCCATTGCTTCATGAAGCTGCTCAGTGGAAGCCTAGACGAAGTTAG ATATGATTGGCCCAACAACGTTGAACCGGAAGTCATGAAGAAATTGAAGAAACCCACGAGAAGGTGCTGTTCCGAGAGCGAAGAcagtgttataaataaaataaaaaacttagacATAACCAGTGATTGTGACAATTGCAACCAAAAAGATAAGAGCGAGAATGGGAAGTGCACAGACTATGAAGAAGAGACGGGATATGATGCTCAGGAGATGGAAGAGATTGGAAGAACGCGTCTGGACATAGATGACGTTTGTTACATTAACG ATGCCCTCGGACTTCATCGAATGGAAAACCCGTCTCATGTGGATGGAGCGGTATCTCTGCATCTCTACTGCCCTCCGTTCAATAGCTGTAGGGTGTTCGATTCCCGGACAGGCAAACCGACAGAGGTCAAAGTCACCTTTTGGTCCatgtatggaaaaaaaatgaaaagg GTAATTGAATCAGATCCGGCAGATCaagagtaa
- the LOC116776335 gene encoding cysteine dioxygenase isoform X1 — MSHVTCLPSITLVKISSVFVTFTGEYIICLTCNCFGWLDGWLDMEIESANCKHRVSECTDYNQLNIERPLKIVHDIDGLETLVSELHKVFSKNYVNIQEVQKLMSSYKSDPKHWKKYAKFDRFRYTRNLVDAGNGAFNIMILCWGPGHASAIHDHADSHCFMKLLSGSLDEVRYDWPNNVEPEVMKKLKKPTRRCCSESEDSVINKIKNLDITSDCDNCNQKDKSENGKCTDYEEETGYDAQEMEEIGRTRLDIDDVCYINDALGLHRMENPSHVDGAVSLHLYCPPFNSCRVFDSRTGKPTEVKVTFWSMYGKKMKRVIESDPADQE; from the exons ATGTCACATGTGACATGCCTGCCATCCATCACTTTAGTGAAGATTTCGTCAGTATTTGTCACATTCACAGGTGAATACATCATCTGTTTAACTTGCAACTGTTTTGGCTGGTTGGATGGTTGGCTG gacATGGAAATAGAGAGCGCTAACTGTAAACATCGCGTGTCAGAGTGCACGGACTACAACCAACTAAATATAGAAAGACCTTTGAAAATTGTACA cgATATCGATGGGTTGGAGACTCTTGTGTCTGAACTTCATaaagtattttcaaaaaactaCGTCAATATCCAGGAGGTCCAGAAGTTGATGTCTTCTTACAAGTCAGATCCAAAGCACTGGAAAAAATACGCAAAATTCGATCGCTTCCG ATATACGAGAAATTTGGTTGACGCTGGCAATGGCGCCTTCAATATAATGATTCTGTGCTGGGGTCCAGGTCACGCGTCAGCTATACATGACCACGCTGATTCCCATTGCTTCATGAAGCTGCTCAGTGGAAGCCTAGACGAAGTTAG ATATGATTGGCCCAACAACGTTGAACCGGAAGTCATGAAGAAATTGAAGAAACCCACGAGAAGGTGCTGTTCCGAGAGCGAAGAcagtgttataaataaaataaaaaacttagacATAACCAGTGATTGTGACAATTGCAACCAAAAAGATAAGAGCGAGAATGGGAAGTGCACAGACTATGAAGAAGAGACGGGATATGATGCTCAGGAGATGGAAGAGATTGGAAGAACGCGTCTGGACATAGATGACGTTTGTTACATTAACG ATGCCCTCGGACTTCATCGAATGGAAAACCCGTCTCATGTGGATGGAGCGGTATCTCTGCATCTCTACTGCCCTCCGTTCAATAGCTGTAGGGTGTTCGATTCCCGGACAGGCAAACCGACAGAGGTCAAAGTCACCTTTTGGTCCatgtatggaaaaaaaatgaaaagg GTAATTGAATCAGATCCGGCAGATCaagagtaa
- the LOC116776335 gene encoding cysteine dioxygenase isoform X3, translated as MSHNDMEIESANCKHRVSECTDYNQLNIERPLKIVHDIDGLETLVSELHKVFSKNYVNIQEVQKLMSSYKSDPKHWKKYAKFDRFRYTRNLVDAGNGAFNIMILCWGPGHASAIHDHADSHCFMKLLSGSLDEVRYDWPNNVEPEVMKKLKKPTRRCCSESEDSVINKIKNLDITSDCDNCNQKDKSENGKCTDYEEETGYDAQEMEEIGRTRLDIDDVCYINDALGLHRMENPSHVDGAVSLHLYCPPFNSCRVFDSRTGKPTEVKVTFWSMYGKKMKRVIESDPADQE; from the exons ATGTCTCATAAC gacATGGAAATAGAGAGCGCTAACTGTAAACATCGCGTGTCAGAGTGCACGGACTACAACCAACTAAATATAGAAAGACCTTTGAAAATTGTACA cgATATCGATGGGTTGGAGACTCTTGTGTCTGAACTTCATaaagtattttcaaaaaactaCGTCAATATCCAGGAGGTCCAGAAGTTGATGTCTTCTTACAAGTCAGATCCAAAGCACTGGAAAAAATACGCAAAATTCGATCGCTTCCG ATATACGAGAAATTTGGTTGACGCTGGCAATGGCGCCTTCAATATAATGATTCTGTGCTGGGGTCCAGGTCACGCGTCAGCTATACATGACCACGCTGATTCCCATTGCTTCATGAAGCTGCTCAGTGGAAGCCTAGACGAAGTTAG ATATGATTGGCCCAACAACGTTGAACCGGAAGTCATGAAGAAATTGAAGAAACCCACGAGAAGGTGCTGTTCCGAGAGCGAAGAcagtgttataaataaaataaaaaacttagacATAACCAGTGATTGTGACAATTGCAACCAAAAAGATAAGAGCGAGAATGGGAAGTGCACAGACTATGAAGAAGAGACGGGATATGATGCTCAGGAGATGGAAGAGATTGGAAGAACGCGTCTGGACATAGATGACGTTTGTTACATTAACG ATGCCCTCGGACTTCATCGAATGGAAAACCCGTCTCATGTGGATGGAGCGGTATCTCTGCATCTCTACTGCCCTCCGTTCAATAGCTGTAGGGTGTTCGATTCCCGGACAGGCAAACCGACAGAGGTCAAAGTCACCTTTTGGTCCatgtatggaaaaaaaatgaaaagg GTAATTGAATCAGATCCGGCAGATCaagagtaa
- the LOC116776335 gene encoding cysteine dioxygenase isoform X4, with product MEIESANCKHRVSECTDYNQLNIERPLKIVHDIDGLETLVSELHKVFSKNYVNIQEVQKLMSSYKSDPKHWKKYAKFDRFRYTRNLVDAGNGAFNIMILCWGPGHASAIHDHADSHCFMKLLSGSLDEVRYDWPNNVEPEVMKKLKKPTRRCCSESEDSVINKIKNLDITSDCDNCNQKDKSENGKCTDYEEETGYDAQEMEEIGRTRLDIDDVCYINDALGLHRMENPSHVDGAVSLHLYCPPFNSCRVFDSRTGKPTEVKVTFWSMYGKKMKRVIESDPADQE from the exons ATGGAAATAGAGAGCGCTAACTGTAAACATCGCGTGTCAGAGTGCACGGACTACAACCAACTAAATATAGAAAGACCTTTGAAAATTGTACA cgATATCGATGGGTTGGAGACTCTTGTGTCTGAACTTCATaaagtattttcaaaaaactaCGTCAATATCCAGGAGGTCCAGAAGTTGATGTCTTCTTACAAGTCAGATCCAAAGCACTGGAAAAAATACGCAAAATTCGATCGCTTCCG ATATACGAGAAATTTGGTTGACGCTGGCAATGGCGCCTTCAATATAATGATTCTGTGCTGGGGTCCAGGTCACGCGTCAGCTATACATGACCACGCTGATTCCCATTGCTTCATGAAGCTGCTCAGTGGAAGCCTAGACGAAGTTAG ATATGATTGGCCCAACAACGTTGAACCGGAAGTCATGAAGAAATTGAAGAAACCCACGAGAAGGTGCTGTTCCGAGAGCGAAGAcagtgttataaataaaataaaaaacttagacATAACCAGTGATTGTGACAATTGCAACCAAAAAGATAAGAGCGAGAATGGGAAGTGCACAGACTATGAAGAAGAGACGGGATATGATGCTCAGGAGATGGAAGAGATTGGAAGAACGCGTCTGGACATAGATGACGTTTGTTACATTAACG ATGCCCTCGGACTTCATCGAATGGAAAACCCGTCTCATGTGGATGGAGCGGTATCTCTGCATCTCTACTGCCCTCCGTTCAATAGCTGTAGGGTGTTCGATTCCCGGACAGGCAAACCGACAGAGGTCAAAGTCACCTTTTGGTCCatgtatggaaaaaaaatgaaaagg GTAATTGAATCAGATCCGGCAGATCaagagtaa